From Brevibacillus marinus, a single genomic window includes:
- a CDS encoding aldehyde dehydrogenase family protein, with product MESKNWIGGEWITPSGEVRPVQNPSDTAEEVGLIHLSDQSHVRTAAEAAKAAFPKWSALSGAARGECLYQMAAVLAQHSEELAQLASREMGKPISEMRGEVTRGVHLLRYYAAEGMRSDGSLIPSADRDVLQYSKRVPLGVVGIITPWNFPVAIPIWKIAPALICGNTVIWKPAENGSLTATRLAELFATTSLPPGVINLVIGKGREIGGTLLNEAAVQAISFTGSSATGRVVAETCARRNIKYQTEMGGKNAAVVLRDADLKRAVPAILSGAFRSAGQKCTATSRIIVERTIYLAFVEHLQQAAEAVKVAPALDEAAYLGPVASAEQYDKVGGYAAIARREADLVWEKPVPQELAGRGYYINPLIVTGVAAHHSLVQEEIFGPLAVVLQADDFAEAIQLCNQSVYGLSASLFTQDLSRAFQFLEKAEAGMVRVNQETAGVEYQAPFGGMKQSGSYAREQGQAALDFYSQLKTCAIKHSF from the coding sequence ATGGAGAGCAAAAACTGGATTGGCGGCGAATGGATCACACCTTCCGGCGAAGTGAGGCCGGTCCAAAATCCCTCTGATACGGCGGAAGAAGTCGGCCTGATTCATCTCTCTGACCAGTCGCACGTGCGAACGGCGGCCGAAGCGGCAAAGGCGGCTTTTCCCAAGTGGTCGGCGCTTTCGGGAGCGGCACGGGGAGAATGCCTCTATCAGATGGCGGCGGTCCTCGCGCAGCACAGCGAAGAACTGGCGCAGTTGGCCAGCCGGGAGATGGGCAAACCGATCAGCGAAATGCGCGGCGAAGTAACCAGGGGCGTTCACCTGCTTCGCTACTATGCGGCGGAAGGAATGCGCTCCGACGGCAGCCTGATACCATCGGCCGACCGCGATGTGCTGCAGTACAGCAAACGTGTGCCGCTCGGCGTCGTCGGCATAATCACGCCGTGGAACTTCCCCGTGGCCATTCCCATCTGGAAGATCGCGCCTGCCTTGATTTGCGGCAATACGGTGATCTGGAAGCCGGCGGAGAACGGTTCGCTGACGGCGACCCGGCTGGCCGAGCTGTTTGCGACCACCTCCCTGCCGCCGGGCGTGATCAATCTGGTGATCGGAAAAGGGCGGGAAATTGGCGGCACGCTGCTCAACGAGGCAGCGGTGCAAGCGATCAGCTTTACCGGTTCTTCCGCAACCGGGCGGGTGGTGGCGGAAACCTGCGCCCGCCGCAACATCAAGTACCAGACGGAGATGGGCGGAAAGAACGCGGCTGTCGTCCTGCGCGACGCGGATCTGAAGCGAGCCGTTCCGGCGATTCTCAGCGGCGCGTTTCGCTCGGCCGGTCAAAAGTGTACGGCAACCAGCCGGATTATCGTCGAACGAACGATCTACCTCGCCTTTGTCGAGCATCTGCAGCAGGCGGCGGAAGCCGTAAAGGTCGCGCCTGCCCTCGATGAGGCTGCTTATCTCGGCCCGGTGGCTTCCGCGGAGCAGTACGACAAAGTGGGAGGCTATGCGGCGATCGCGCGGCGGGAGGCGGATCTGGTATGGGAAAAACCCGTTCCGCAAGAGTTGGCCGGCCGCGGCTATTACATCAACCCGCTGATCGTCACCGGGGTTGCCGCCCATCATTCGCTGGTGCAGGAAGAAATATTCGGGCCCCTCGCGGTGGTGCTGCAGGCGGATGACTTTGCCGAGGCGATCCAGTTGTGCAACCAGAGCGTTTACGGGTTGAGCGCCTCCTTGTTCACGCAAGATTTGTCGCGCGCGTTTCAATTCCTGGAGAAAGCGGAAGCCGGCATGGTGCGGGTGAACCAGGAAACGGCGGGGGTGGAGTATCAAGCGCCGTTCGGCGGGATGAAGCAGTCCGGCTCGTACGCTCGCGAACAAGGGCAGGCCGCGCTGGATTTCTACAGCCAGCTCAAAACGTGCGCGATCAAACACAGTTTTTAG
- a CDS encoding dihydrodipicolinate synthase family protein has protein sequence MAQFAGVYVAVVTPFTDQYEVDVQRLHELSEWLIEKGVHGLIPCGSLGEYATLSAAERATVVETVIKAAAGRVPVVVGTGAPSTKQVVEWARHAKEAGAAGVMALPPVSYKPLESEIVAHYEALSKVGIPIIAYNNPRDYPTDLTPELLAKLSKLDNMVGVKEFSGDVRRVHQILAACELEVLVGVDDLALEGAIAGATGWIAGVPNALPEEGVQLFELARAGKLEEALPLYRRLLPLFHYDAQPQLVQAIKYMMELAGQPVGPTRPPRLPLGEADLAAIRQAYRHAAAH, from the coding sequence ATGGCACAGTTTGCAGGTGTATACGTGGCGGTTGTCACGCCGTTTACCGATCAGTACGAGGTGGATGTGCAGCGGCTGCACGAGTTGTCCGAGTGGCTGATCGAAAAAGGGGTGCACGGCCTGATTCCTTGCGGTTCGCTGGGTGAGTACGCCACCCTGAGCGCAGCGGAACGGGCAACCGTGGTGGAAACCGTGATCAAGGCGGCAGCCGGACGGGTTCCTGTTGTGGTCGGGACGGGAGCGCCTTCGACGAAACAAGTGGTGGAGTGGGCCCGGCATGCGAAAGAAGCGGGCGCGGCCGGCGTGATGGCCCTGCCGCCGGTCAGCTACAAACCGCTGGAAAGCGAGATTGTCGCCCACTACGAGGCTTTGTCCAAAGTCGGCATTCCGATCATCGCGTACAACAATCCGCGCGATTATCCGACCGATCTGACCCCTGAGCTGCTGGCCAAGTTGAGCAAACTGGACAACATGGTCGGGGTGAAAGAGTTTTCCGGCGATGTCCGGCGGGTGCATCAAATTCTCGCCGCGTGCGAACTGGAAGTGCTGGTTGGCGTTGACGACCTGGCGCTGGAAGGAGCGATCGCGGGGGCAACCGGCTGGATCGCCGGAGTACCCAACGCCCTGCCGGAGGAAGGCGTCCAACTGTTTGAACTGGCCAGGGCGGGCAAGCTGGAGGAAGCACTGCCCTTGTACCGCCGCCTGCTGCCGCTGTTCCACTACGACGCCCAACCGCAGCTGGTGCAGGCGATCAAGTACATGATGGAACTGGCCGGTCAGCCGGTCGGTCCGACTCGCCCCCCGCGCCTGCCATTGGGCGAAGCGGATTTGGCCGCGATCAGACAGGCTTATCGCCACGCCGCAGCGCACTGA
- a CDS encoding proline racemase family protein translates to MRASNVFTTVDTHTGGNPTRTVLSGLPRLSGASMAEKMLQMKREYDWIRKLLMFEPRGHDVMSGALLVEPCHPQADIGVIYIETGGYLPMCGHDTIGFCTALVETGIVQAAEPVTRLKLDTPAGLVEVSIEVEGGKAKSVSFRNIPAFLYKQVEVEVAGIGHVSCDLAYGGNFYAITDARKLGLELVPDNAARIIETAVRIRQAINRQVEVVHPEAPFIKGLTHVEFYTDPVHPAAHVRNTVVVPPGGIDRSPCGTGTSAKLATMFAKGEIGMGEAFVHESILGSLFRGKVVQQTTVGGLPAVVTEIAGSAWVTGMHTFFCHPDDELGEGFLLIPPADDH, encoded by the coding sequence ATGAGGGCAAGTAACGTGTTCACGACGGTTGACACCCATACCGGAGGCAACCCCACGCGCACCGTACTGAGCGGACTGCCCAGGCTGAGCGGAGCCAGCATGGCGGAAAAAATGCTGCAGATGAAACGCGAGTACGACTGGATTCGCAAACTGCTGATGTTTGAGCCGCGCGGCCACGACGTGATGTCCGGCGCGCTGTTGGTAGAGCCCTGCCATCCGCAGGCGGATATCGGCGTGATCTACATCGAGACGGGCGGGTATCTGCCGATGTGCGGACATGACACGATCGGGTTCTGCACCGCATTGGTGGAGACCGGGATTGTGCAGGCGGCAGAACCGGTCACCCGCCTCAAGCTGGACACGCCGGCCGGTCTGGTGGAGGTAAGCATAGAAGTGGAGGGCGGCAAGGCAAAGTCCGTCAGCTTTCGCAACATTCCCGCTTTTTTGTACAAACAGGTGGAGGTGGAAGTGGCGGGAATCGGCCACGTCTCCTGCGACCTTGCCTATGGCGGCAACTTTTACGCGATTACGGACGCCCGGAAGCTGGGGCTGGAACTGGTTCCGGACAACGCTGCGCGGATCATCGAGACGGCCGTCCGCATTCGCCAGGCGATCAACCGGCAGGTGGAAGTCGTTCACCCGGAAGCGCCGTTTATCAAGGGGTTGACACACGTGGAGTTTTATACCGATCCGGTCCATCCCGCCGCACACGTCCGGAACACGGTAGTGGTGCCGCCGGGCGGAATCGATCGCTCTCCCTGCGGCACGGGGACGTCAGCCAAACTGGCCACCATGTTTGCCAAAGGAGAGATCGGGATGGGGGAAGCGTTTGTGCATGAGAGCATCCTCGGTTCCCTGTTTCGCGGCAAGGTCGTGCAGCAAACGACGGTCGGCGGGCTGCCGGCGGTGGTCACGGAAATCGCCGGTTCGGCCTGGGTGACGGGCATGCATACGTTTTTTTGCCATCCGGACGACGAGCTGGGCGAAGGATTCCTGCTCATTCCGCCTGCCGACGATCACTGA
- a CDS encoding NAD(P)/FAD-dependent oxidoreductase, with product MSETRHSEVAVIGGGIIGSAIAYYTAKAGLEVTVIERGELAGGTSSRCDGNILAIDKDPGFDSQMSLKSQQLVRQLSQELAHPFEYRAFGSILVCESEAEMQAAEQWVARQKAAGLPFRMLDRSDLRQESSFLADDLLGGVECETDSTVNPYLLTYALAEGAKEHGASFLLRQEVTAIQRNPGEQTFRLETSGGTVTAKKVVNAAGVWSPRVSEMVGVELPILPRKGHLIVAARDVPIGLRKVMEFGYLISKFGGERQVDPELERYGVALVFEPTESQNFLIGSSRQFVGFDSKVDWTVVRLIARRAIRFYPRLADFLLIRTYCGLRPWTPDHLPIISAVEEVPGYYVASGHEGDGISLAAITGKLISEMLTGQPPSVPLEPLRYDRFKRKEVSR from the coding sequence ATGAGCGAGACACGCCATAGCGAAGTTGCCGTGATCGGCGGCGGCATCATCGGCAGCGCGATTGCTTACTACACCGCAAAAGCAGGCCTTGAGGTAACCGTGATTGAGCGAGGCGAACTGGCTGGTGGAACCTCCTCGCGGTGTGACGGGAACATTTTGGCGATTGACAAAGATCCCGGGTTTGACAGCCAGATGTCGCTGAAAAGCCAGCAGCTTGTCCGTCAGCTAAGCCAAGAACTGGCCCATCCGTTTGAATATCGGGCTTTCGGCAGCATCCTCGTCTGCGAGAGCGAGGCGGAGATGCAGGCCGCGGAACAGTGGGTTGCCAGACAAAAAGCGGCCGGTCTGCCGTTTCGCATGCTGGATCGCTCCGATCTGCGCCAGGAATCGTCGTTTTTGGCGGATGATCTGTTGGGGGGAGTGGAGTGCGAGACGGATTCGACGGTTAATCCCTACCTGCTCACCTATGCGCTGGCGGAAGGGGCGAAGGAGCACGGCGCCAGCTTTCTCTTGCGTCAGGAGGTGACAGCCATTCAGCGCAATCCTGGCGAGCAGACTTTCCGGCTGGAGACGAGCGGGGGAACGGTAACGGCGAAAAAGGTGGTGAACGCCGCCGGTGTCTGGTCGCCCAGGGTGAGCGAAATGGTGGGTGTCGAACTGCCCATTCTGCCGCGCAAAGGCCACCTGATCGTCGCCGCGCGGGACGTTCCCATCGGGCTGCGCAAAGTGATGGAATTCGGCTACTTGATCAGCAAGTTTGGCGGCGAGCGGCAGGTTGACCCGGAGCTGGAGCGGTACGGCGTGGCGCTGGTGTTTGAGCCGACGGAAAGCCAGAACTTTCTGATCGGCAGCAGCCGGCAGTTTGTCGGATTTGACAGCAAGGTGGATTGGACGGTCGTGCGGCTGATCGCGCGCCGGGCCATCCGCTTCTATCCCCGGCTGGCCGACTTTCTGTTGATTCGCACCTACTGCGGACTGCGCCCGTGGACACCGGATCACCTGCCGATCATCTCGGCGGTCGAGGAGGTGCCCGGCTACTACGTCGCCAGCGGGCACGAAGGGGATGGGATCAGCCTGGCGGCGATTACGGGAAAGCTGATCAGCGAAATGCTGACCGGGCAGCCGCCAAGCGTCCCGCTCGAACCGCTGCGTTACGACCGTTTTAAGCGAAAGGAGGTGAGTCGATGA
- a CDS encoding sigma-54 interaction domain-containing protein, which yields MIHKLPSPNHVMRTDFTPLLAGEAATVEQLRHRFPVAHCERAWYELIPLFREHPYILLETDAGQLIGYLEQTDVLHAIFSTYEYLEAYFDTIIATMDASITVIDEQARIVVWTEGAEQIFSLKAADVIGKPITQFFPKEMLQTLKSLETGESVYRQQHQPREDKFVLINTRPIRLRERIIGSVAAETDVTSQVRLNQELYNATKKVHHLQQEMAKLSPSPDPFHHVKGTSLAIKQIKEMIKKVASTQVTVLILGESGVGKELFARAIHDIREAAGAPFVAINCGAIPPTLFESELFGYEKGAFSGADQKGKKGMIELARGGTLFLDEVGEMPLDMQVKLLRVLQEKKYYPVGGTRQVEADFRVIAATNKDLPQLVKEGKFREDLYYRLNVVTIHVPPLRERIEDIIELTHYFLYEFSLRYNRPIQGISQNVMQALLQYDWPGNIRELRNTVERLVVFATDGIIKESDLPFPLQSKKRTLSSPSPDNLVSLDQELMQYEKRVIEHALELEKGNKLAAAKRLGISRATLYNKMNKLGIPINGYPPSSP from the coding sequence ATGATTCACAAACTTCCGTCACCGAACCACGTGATGCGTACCGATTTCACTCCGCTGCTGGCGGGAGAAGCCGCAACCGTGGAACAACTGCGCCACCGCTTTCCGGTGGCTCACTGTGAGCGGGCCTGGTACGAATTGATCCCCCTGTTTCGCGAGCATCCTTACATTCTGCTGGAAACAGACGCGGGCCAGCTCATCGGCTACCTGGAGCAAACAGACGTGCTGCACGCGATATTCTCCACCTATGAATACCTGGAGGCGTACTTTGACACGATCATCGCGACGATGGACGCGTCCATCACCGTCATTGACGAACAGGCGCGGATCGTCGTCTGGACGGAAGGCGCCGAGCAGATCTTTTCCCTGAAAGCGGCTGACGTGATCGGCAAACCGATCACCCAGTTCTTCCCCAAGGAGATGCTGCAGACATTAAAGTCACTGGAAACCGGCGAGTCGGTCTACCGGCAGCAGCATCAGCCGCGGGAAGACAAGTTTGTCCTGATCAATACCAGACCGATCCGGCTGCGTGAGCGGATCATCGGTTCCGTGGCAGCGGAAACCGATGTCACCAGCCAAGTCAGGCTCAATCAGGAGCTGTACAACGCGACGAAAAAAGTGCACCACCTGCAGCAGGAAATGGCGAAACTGAGTCCGTCACCCGACCCCTTTCACCATGTCAAGGGGACCAGCCTGGCCATCAAGCAGATCAAGGAGATGATCAAAAAAGTAGCGTCCACGCAGGTCACGGTACTGATTCTCGGGGAGAGCGGCGTCGGCAAGGAGCTGTTCGCCAGGGCGATCCACGACATCCGGGAGGCAGCCGGGGCGCCGTTTGTCGCCATCAACTGCGGGGCGATTCCGCCGACCTTGTTCGAGAGCGAACTGTTCGGATACGAGAAAGGAGCGTTTTCCGGCGCCGATCAAAAAGGGAAAAAAGGAATGATCGAACTGGCGCGCGGCGGCACGCTGTTTCTCGACGAGGTGGGGGAAATGCCGCTGGACATGCAGGTGAAGCTGCTGCGTGTCCTGCAGGAAAAAAAATACTACCCGGTAGGCGGCACCCGCCAGGTGGAAGCCGACTTCCGCGTGATAGCCGCGACCAACAAAGATCTGCCCCAACTGGTGAAGGAGGGGAAGTTCCGCGAAGACCTCTACTACCGGCTGAACGTGGTGACGATCCATGTTCCGCCGCTGCGGGAACGGATCGAAGACATCATCGAACTGACCCACTATTTCTTGTACGAGTTCTCCCTGCGCTACAATCGACCGATCCAGGGAATCTCGCAAAACGTGATGCAGGCCCTGCTGCAGTATGACTGGCCGGGAAACATCCGCGAGCTGCGCAACACGGTCGAACGGCTGGTCGTTTTCGCCACCGACGGGATTATCAAGGAAAGCGATCTGCCGTTCCCCCTGCAGAGCAAAAAACGGACCCTCTCCTCCCCCTCTCCCGACAATCTTGTCTCGCTGGATCAGGAATTGATGCAGTACGAAAAACGGGTAATCGAGCATGCGCTGGAACTGGAGAAAGGCAACAAGCTGGCCGCGGCCAAGCGGCTGGGGATCTCCCGCGCCACGCTGTACAACAAGATGAACAAGTTGGGGATCCCGATCAACGGCTACCCCCCCAGTTCACCATGA
- a CDS encoding ABC transporter ATP-binding protein, with protein MSVLLRVDDVHAAYGKSEVLKGISLEVREGEIVALLGSNGAGKSTTLKVISGLLHPKSGRIQFAGEDISALQPHEIVAKGVIHVPEGRRIFGGLTVLENLELGGFTVRKEKQFVKQGIERAFSLFPRLKERSNQLAGTLSGGEQQMLAICRGLMARPKLLMLDEPSMGLAPIIVQEIMEIIKQINKQGTTVLLIEQNAKAALRLVTRGYVMETGTIILADSAEALSRDERVVKAYLGA; from the coding sequence GTGAGCGTACTGCTACGGGTTGACGATGTTCATGCCGCCTACGGGAAGAGCGAGGTGTTGAAAGGAATCAGCCTGGAAGTGCGGGAGGGGGAGATCGTCGCGCTGCTGGGCAGCAATGGAGCGGGCAAAAGCACGACGCTGAAAGTGATCTCCGGGCTGCTGCATCCCAAAAGCGGACGGATCCAGTTTGCCGGTGAGGACATCTCCGCCCTGCAGCCGCATGAGATCGTGGCCAAAGGCGTGATTCACGTGCCGGAAGGGCGGCGCATCTTCGGGGGCCTGACGGTGTTGGAAAACCTGGAATTGGGCGGCTTTACGGTCCGCAAAGAAAAACAGTTTGTCAAACAAGGCATTGAACGGGCGTTTTCCCTGTTTCCGCGGCTGAAAGAGCGCAGCAACCAGTTGGCGGGAACGCTGAGCGGCGGAGAACAGCAGATGCTGGCGATTTGCCGCGGTTTAATGGCCCGGCCGAAACTGCTGATGCTGGACGAACCATCGATGGGGCTGGCCCCGATCATCGTCCAGGAAATCATGGAGATCATCAAACAGATCAACAAACAAGGAACAACCGTGCTGTTGATCGAGCAAAACGCCAAGGCGGCGCTCCGCCTGGTGACGCGCGGCTACGTGATGGAGACGGGGACGATCATTCTGGCCGACAGCGCGGAGGCGCTGAGCCGGGACGAACGAGTGGTGAAAGCATACCTGGGGGCTTAG
- a CDS encoding ABC transporter ATP-binding protein has protein sequence MSVLRVENLTLRFGGLVAVNQLSFTIGSRSISSIIGPNGAGKTSVFNMITGFYQPTSGEMYLDDQRLNGRKPSEITQMGLARTFQNLRLFPNVSVLDNVKAGMHCRTRQGVWGALLRTKKQRAEERQIEEMAHEYLRFVGIGDYAYRLAKHLPYGAQRYLEIARALATQPSFLLLDEPAAGLNHAERGQLIELIRRIRDTYNLTVLIIEHDMALIKQISEQVVVLDYGHKIAEGTPDEVLQHPRVIEAYLGKEEVV, from the coding sequence ATGTCTGTTCTGCGTGTGGAAAACCTGACGCTCCGATTTGGCGGCCTGGTGGCGGTCAATCAGCTCTCCTTTACGATTGGCTCCCGCTCCATCTCCAGTATCATCGGGCCAAACGGTGCCGGGAAAACCTCCGTTTTTAACATGATTACGGGATTTTATCAGCCGACGAGCGGCGAGATGTACCTCGACGATCAGCGGTTGAACGGCAGGAAGCCGAGCGAGATTACGCAAATGGGCCTGGCCCGCACGTTTCAGAATTTGCGGCTGTTTCCCAACGTGTCGGTGCTGGACAATGTGAAGGCCGGGATGCACTGCCGCACCCGCCAAGGGGTGTGGGGAGCCTTGCTGCGGACCAAAAAGCAGCGCGCCGAAGAGCGGCAGATAGAGGAAATGGCGCACGAGTACCTGCGCTTTGTGGGGATCGGCGACTACGCCTACCGCTTGGCCAAACACCTGCCGTACGGCGCGCAGCGTTACCTGGAAATCGCGCGTGCGCTGGCCACCCAGCCGTCCTTTTTGCTTTTGGATGAGCCGGCTGCCGGATTAAACCACGCGGAAAGGGGACAGCTGATCGAGCTGATCCGCCGCATCCGCGACACGTACAACCTGACCGTATTGATCATCGAACATGACATGGCACTGATCAAACAGATTTCCGAGCAGGTGGTGGTGCTCGACTACGGGCACAAAATCGCGGAGGGAACGCCGGATGAGGTGCTGCAGCATCCGCGCGTGATCGAAGCGTATCTGGGGAAGGAGGAGGTCGTGTGA
- a CDS encoding branched-chain amino acid ABC transporter permease, translating into MKQQARRLLQILLLLVAIVLPFGVNNYWLDVATLVLFYVVLCQGLNVVVGFAGLLDLGYAAFFAVGAYTTGILMTVYDWSFWLTLPVAVLLAAVSGVIIGAPTLRLRSDYLAIVTLGFGEIIRILAINLDITGSASGIYGIPRPSLGGYTLSAQHDFYYLILLFAVLAIIAVSRLGRSRIGRAWMYIREDEDAAEAMGINRIRMKLLAYSIGAVIGSLAGCVFAVKMSAIAPLSFSFMQSIMILLAVVLGGLGSIPGVVLGAALVIVLPELLRSAEDWRYLIFGVALVVMMIYRPQGIWPAKYEALAEHQSPAKLAGRDGSHDENVPHSRELS; encoded by the coding sequence ATGAAACAGCAAGCGAGACGGTTGTTGCAAATATTGCTGCTGCTTGTGGCCATCGTGCTTCCCTTCGGCGTGAACAACTACTGGCTGGACGTGGCGACACTGGTTTTGTTTTACGTCGTGCTCTGTCAGGGACTGAATGTGGTCGTCGGCTTTGCCGGGCTGCTCGATTTGGGCTATGCCGCATTTTTTGCGGTCGGTGCCTACACGACGGGGATCTTGATGACCGTGTACGACTGGTCGTTCTGGCTGACGCTTCCGGTGGCAGTCCTGCTCGCCGCCGTCAGCGGCGTGATCATCGGGGCGCCGACGCTGCGCCTGCGCAGCGACTACCTGGCGATCGTCACGCTTGGTTTTGGCGAGATCATCCGGATATTGGCGATCAACCTGGACATTACCGGCTCGGCTTCCGGGATTTACGGCATTCCCCGGCCCAGCCTGGGCGGCTATACGCTGTCCGCTCAGCACGACTTTTACTACCTGATTTTGCTGTTTGCCGTGCTCGCGATCATCGCTGTCTCCCGCCTGGGGCGCTCCCGCATCGGCCGGGCCTGGATGTATATTCGCGAGGACGAAGATGCCGCGGAGGCGATGGGGATCAACCGGATCAGGATGAAGCTGTTGGCATACTCCATCGGCGCGGTGATCGGCAGTCTTGCCGGTTGTGTCTTTGCCGTCAAGATGAGTGCGATCGCGCCGCTCAGTTTCAGCTTCATGCAGTCGATCATGATTCTCCTCGCGGTGGTCTTGGGGGGCTTGGGCAGCATCCCCGGGGTGGTGCTGGGCGCCGCGCTGGTGATTGTGCTGCCGGAGCTGCTGCGTTCGGCTGAGGACTGGCGCTACCTGATCTTCGGCGTTGCGCTTGTCGTGATGATGATCTACCGTCCGCAAGGGATTTGGCCGGCCAAGTATGAAGCGCTTGCGGAGCACCAATCTCCGGCCAAGCTCGCGGGACGGGACGGGTCGCACGATGAGAACGTCCCGCACAGCCGTGAACTTTCCTAA
- a CDS encoding branched-chain amino acid ABC transporter permease, with protein MEIILQTLVDGLVVGAFYSLIALGYTMVYGIIKLLNFAHGDLYMLGAFIGFSLLSWLTGDGASAAGLLGIGVVFLLSMLLVGLVGMGVERLAYRPLLTAPRLSILITAIGVSLFLEYGTMIIWSPNVFVYPVQLPQTGWQVMGATITYTQVGLIAVSCLLMYALNLFIHRTIYGKAMRAIALDQTACQLMGIDVHRVIALTFFIGGSLAAGAGVMAGAYYGTINFLMGFIIGLKAFTAAVLGGIGSIPGAMLGGFVLGMFETVGTFWIGGSWKDVVAFSLLILILVLKPTGIMGEKVTERM; from the coding sequence ATGGAGATTATCTTGCAGACACTGGTTGACGGATTGGTCGTCGGCGCCTTTTACAGCCTGATCGCCTTGGGGTACACGATGGTATACGGAATTATCAAATTGCTCAATTTTGCGCATGGCGACTTGTACATGCTGGGCGCCTTCATCGGGTTTAGCCTGCTCTCCTGGCTGACCGGTGACGGTGCAAGCGCGGCCGGGTTGCTGGGCATTGGCGTCGTGTTTCTGCTTTCGATGCTGCTCGTCGGGCTTGTCGGCATGGGGGTGGAGCGGTTGGCTTACCGCCCCCTGCTCACCGCCCCGCGCCTGTCCATTTTGATTACGGCCATCGGAGTGTCGCTGTTTCTCGAATACGGCACGATGATCATCTGGAGCCCGAACGTTTTCGTCTACCCGGTGCAACTGCCGCAGACCGGTTGGCAGGTCATGGGAGCGACGATCACGTATACGCAAGTCGGCCTGATTGCCGTTTCCTGCCTGTTGATGTATGCGCTCAACCTGTTTATTCACCGCACCATCTACGGCAAAGCGATGCGGGCCATCGCGCTCGATCAAACGGCGTGTCAATTGATGGGAATTGATGTGCATCGCGTGATCGCCCTTACGTTTTTCATCGGGGGCAGTCTTGCCGCGGGAGCGGGTGTGATGGCGGGCGCTTACTACGGAACGATCAACTTTCTGATGGGCTTCATCATCGGCTTAAAAGCATTTACGGCTGCCGTCCTCGGCGGAATCGGCAGCATTCCCGGCGCCATGCTGGGAGGCTTCGTCCTGGGGATGTTTGAGACGGTCGGTACGTTTTGGATCGGCGGCTCGTGGAAAGACGTGGTCGCCTTTTCCCTGCTGATCCTGATCCTCGTGCTGAAGCCGACGGGAATCATGGGTGAGAAAGTGACGGAGAGGATGTAG